The Zingiber officinale cultivar Zhangliang chromosome 2A, Zo_v1.1, whole genome shotgun sequence genomic sequence actggaccaaattgacttaacttgactaaccatgtgaaagttgttgccctgcaggcaatcagcaagtagctaaaggttagacagttggtaaaggacacTCAGTTATCTGGTTAAGCATGCTTTGATCTTTacggctctgatacctcttaaaagtcaatctattaaacttgactcatgcttggacttaaggaccaactgactttctaaaccaaatttttagctactctgcTCCCTCCTAGCCCTAAAATTTATTAAGTAtcgtttaaaattaagctaagttttttctcTAAGCCATAgctttcaaaatccaatacttgcaaagaacttaactttattttcaaaactttaaaacttagcttactttgaaatctaactttataaaCTCTTGTTTAAAGCAcagttttcaaaaattaaaaagctaCTTCAAAAGTattctaaataaaaattatagttttACTAGCCTTATAAACTATCAAAAAGATCCACTTTCTAGTAGTTGTATAAGTTTTAAGTTTCTCACTTAGCTAAACTATTAAATGTTTGTCAAAATCTTGTTAAATCAAAAGACTATtgttgcttatttttgatatatggcaaagggggagagtagaaaattcAAATACTTAAAATTCAAATACTTAACTCAAATActtcaaacttaaaaataatgaatattaaagggggagcaacagttaagggggagcctatactttaaattcataaaGTTTACCTTAGCAAAATAATTTGCTAAGCTTGCTTTAAATGTTTTTTGTTTGATAtctatttacttaactttgaattcgagttgccataatcaaaaagggggagattgttgatgcgggaatcatccgacgatcgaactcatgttttgataatggcaaaggattcaaagttaaggaaccttgtgatctaacaagtctgcttgagtatttcaggaaagtcctagccgcggttaggcaaagggaaaaaccctagggagtggtaaccctaggtcatagggggaggtaaccctatgtggaaagtcttggcaggttgatggcttcaggcaaaagtcctagggggtggtaaccctaggtggaaagtcctggtgtcacgaaccaggtgaaagactggactagccgggaagtggatgtccagcagaaagtccggaagcgtcgagtgctgagtaaaagtccagtcgatctgaaggatcacactgcaacaggtaaaatctcctgagtggagtaggtgaggacgcgttccccgtagagggaacagtaggcatcaggcgacctagggtttccggtcggaaattcgaagtcagacccagacagtcctgAGACTGTCACAATATTCTTGATCATATTTTTACTAtcattttatgctaactttgtgctgtaggGTATTTTGtgtgattaacatatcttgcaggtaccaaagtgcacaattactctcggatgaacagtgtccgaggcgcctccatggagtttggaggcacctcaggtgcaaaacctgagctggctgcgaagcaagcttggaggcgccttgaaggaagccaaggcgccttggacagcttcatgaaggcgccttggagtggttggaggcgccttgaacctgataaagttcgaccagttcagcacttatctccgcggctgacttggctcattcaaggcgccttggtgaacagtagaaggcgccttgaacagcctttataaggggtctcgacaaGCAGCTCACAACAACGATTtccaagtcttctgtctccaacgtgctgctctgAAAGACGCCCGAAAGTACTGCTACAAGTTTACGATGCCCCGAAGCTCCGAGATTCTActtttgtcgtcggtataattagtttttgcatttacttgtacttcatcttgtaatcattttaccgagcttatagttgttgcccacacaaagcgataaggatcgcgagcctttgagtaggagtcgatcaaggctctgaacgaagtaaaattctctgtgtccttctgtttgtgtgtccttattttattccgctgcgttttaattacttcgTTAGTTTTGctattcgaaaaacgaaatagccacgagcgctattcaccccccccctctagcgcgtctcgatccaacatattgtagggcttctctgccttcgatagttaccaaaaaggagtgttttattagtggagggtgcgtgagtgtgtggatccttggattagtcacctcttgtgaggtggataccaagtaaatcctcttgttagcattgtgtgtgtgTTTCTTCgcatttttcgctgcatatctttgaagaaacaagcaacgacgagcacgagatcacaccaagctattcaccccccccctctagctccattttCTGTCCCAACAATTTTTGATGTttgttcttttatagctttcacgCTTTCAACATGACTTTCCCAACGAGTTTGTGACAATGGCTTAATTGTCAAGCCTTCTACATGATCTTTAAAAACTTTCCAACGCTTTGTAGAAGAGGAAAATAATGTATAAATACGTTGTATCACTCCAAACATAGACATAGCTTAAGAACAACAATTAGCCATATCACATAATGTCAAATTCAGACTATGACATCCACAAGGTGTATAAAAGGCTCTATGATTTATTTCAAGTAATCTTTTTTGCACCCCATTATACTTTCCTTTCATATTGGATCCATTGTCATACCCCTGTCCTCTTATATCATCAATATTAAGTTTGAGATCATTCAACACATTTTTTATTCAGTAAAAAGTCCAAATCCAGAAGTGTCATCCACTTTCAAAAATGTTATCCAGTATTCTTCAACCATAACAGAGTTTGTTGAATTATCCACACAACGTATTACAAGAGACATTTGTTCCTCATGATTTATGTCTGGAGTGCAATCTAGTATAACTGAATAGTATTTTGCTTCTTTGACTTTTCTAAGAATTGCAGTTTTTACTTCATTTGCCAACATTTGAATCAgttcattttgaatttttggaCCAAGATATGTATAATGTGTCTCATGTGCTTGAATACGTCGTATGTGCTCTTGCATTATTGGATCGAACtcagcaatcatttcaatcaTTTACAAAAAATTACCATTATTCTCAATATAAAGCTTTTCACAATTTCCTCGATATGCTAGATTATTGTTTGCAAGTCTATAGGCAATAACAATTAACCTTTTTAATACTAATCTCCAATGctctttttctttattaatttCTATCTGAATGCTTTCATCAactgtcttgttttttttttcaatcttttttcCAATTCATTCCATGTTGTCATACAACCAATATATTCCTTACTTCCTTCATGCATTGTAAGACATCGAGTTAAATTATGCCAATCCTTGTAGCCTTTAGTAGCTAATTGACTAATTGTATTCTTGTTGTTGTGATTTATGAACAACTTCCAACAAAAGTAAAATATtctatccaaggaagatgaataaaCTAACCATTTTCTAtccttttttttctctattttgcaGTATTCGTTTATAATGCAATGCATCAAAATGTCTACCAGCTTTATCTTTAGGAAACAAGATGCCATCAATTCTAGTTAGACAATTTTCCACTAAAAAAACTCTTAAATTTTGATCAATGTTTTCCCATTTTCCAGAATCATCAATATTCATATGTGAAATGATCTCTTAATCTATAGTTTCAGGCTGAATATCAGAAATATTATCATTATCTTCTTCATCTAAGTCATTCACAAGTTCTTGTTCGACATCCATAATGTTTTCAATCTTCTGTTCCGTAGTCATTTTGTTATtgatattaaaatatttattaatatctCCTGCCTGACTTTGAATAAGTGCCTCTTCTCTTTGTtttctcactacaagaaaaactctcatagacattAGTGGAACAACAACTgttttaagcaaaaactgatgtctttgagtattttacaccggtttttccaaaaatcggtgtctatgagcacagattttcgctcatagatatCGGTTTTTTagacgatgtctatgagcgccttttttcgttaatagacatcgattttaacagcggtttttaaaacccggtattaatgaatcaaaataaaataatttaattttcccaccagccaaaatttgcaacacttcacaaagttcactccaaacctaaacctatatcgcgccgtccaccgtataccgtcgcaacgccaccaccactttcctcctcgccgctggccgtccgaccatctctctcagcgtcatctccctcttccccttcctagatcgacaccccttcctctcccgatcaggatcaacacatgacgcccttgcttctccgtccaaccacaccgcatctcctccaactcctccctttgggtgagaagaggagcccTTCTTCGCTTTACCGAGGTTACCATGGGACTACGACCTTGATTCCggataaaagatttttttttttaatcttctatTACTGTTTCAGATCCGCATTTTTAACTAGGGTTGGAGTTGGAGATCAGATCTGTGAGTTTTAGGAGAATGTCATTGGCATTGCTTCAGGTGAGGCATTTTTAGGGTTGCACAGATGAGAGGAGTCTAATAGAGTTGGATAGATGGGCGATGAACTCAGCGTTCCTCTTGGTTGAGAGTTTCGGATGTTTGCTACTAGACTCGGAAACCAAGCTGCAAAGTTTTTTGCTACTTAGCctgtttcttttggttttctgtAGATTTGTCGATTTCGTTAGCAATTTAAGCAGATAGGCTTAACATCGACCAAGACACTCTAAAATCAAGCTGGTGGCTGAGGGATTCTTGGTTTCTACTTGATTCTGTTTGAGAGTTTTTGTTTTGAGCTTTCTTTGCTTAGGACGTACAAGATGGCATGCATGAAACTGGGATCAAAACCCGATGCCTTCCACCAACAAGGGCAAGCTTGGTATGGTTCATTCTGTTCTTTTACTTCGTTTATTGATGTCAACTGGAAATCTACTTCTATAATAATTGAAGTCATTAGACCTACTTCTTCTTTTCTAGGTTGCAGGAATTAAGTAGTTTAGATctgtcattttattttatttttggtagTTTGGGTAATGTCTTATGAGATTTACATCTCCACGCTATTTTCTGGTTCTATTTTAAGTACttatatgatttatgatattgaTGACATATATAATTTTGGCATTCAAAAAGTGTCCTGCCTTTGAAAAGGTTTTACTCTGATCTATTACACCTCCATGAAGTTTTTTTAGCAAAAATCTCTATGAAGTATCAGTTTTGTGCTTCTTATCTAGAAGAATGTCATTGCTGGTTTTCTGCAAATTCATTTCACTGGATGTGGTACCTAGTTCAAAATTTTCCTATTGAATTTCCTGCTTCTCATAGTTTTACTTTTCCAATCATTGGATGGGCAACAAAGTTCTCTCATATGATTATATTGACTACAATTGCATGAGCAAGATATGTGTTAATTAGTATCGACTACTACGTTTGAGAGAATGAAATAGCTAGCATGCATGCTGTTACTGACTTGAAGATGCCCCCACGGGTTCAGTAGATGAAATGCTTGTCCTTATAATTTCATGACACATTATGGATTTGCAAGATAGTTTTCTGATATTTATGTTGGCGACATTTGAAACTTAACCAATTATGTTGGTCTCATCATTGCTACCTTGCAGAAGGTTGATATTGGTTTCTTAATTTTATTTCTACCGTAAGCTTCCAAATGCAATAAAATCATCTGTATTCACTTTTTCCCCACATAACCTTTCAGGAGGACCTGTACCTGAATAAGGAAATAAgacatcaaattatatatttgtatttttcAGGTTTTGCACAACAGGACTTCCTAGTGATGTTATTGTCGAAGTTGAAGAAATGACCTTCCATCTCCACAAGGCAAGGACACTAACTCAGAATTTTATCTTGAAATTGGCTTGTACCAATTAGTCATGTTCATTGATATCTTTTGCATTCCTAAATCATACTATTAACTTAAATCAATTGAAGTGGGaatgtttttttttaagcttTGATATTGTTGTAGTTTTTTCCAAATTGACATCAGCCAAGTTTTGATTGGAATATTCCTACACTTGCATTTGTTTCGCAAGTAATACATAGCTGCAACAATTTGAAGGCGTAACTACTTTTCAATTCTACTGGTCATAGTTTCAAGGTTCGAGTCATGGCATTTATATAATCATGGCCTAGCCTCACAAGCAATGTGGATTATTCAGTACT encodes the following:
- the LOC122042332 gene encoding BTB/POZ domain-containing protein At1g30440-like encodes the protein MACMKLGSKPDAFHQQGQAWFCTTGLPSDVIVEVEEMTFHLHKFPLLSKSSLLERLIKNFDEDDIVTRVADVPGGAQAFELVAKF